One region of Chloroflexota bacterium genomic DNA includes:
- the purL gene encoding phosphoribosylformylglycinamidine synthase subunit PurL produces the protein MPIHCFVVTPRDPRDPRAASLLADAHALGFTRLARIEVHDLYFVQGDLSQRDLQRLATELLSDSIAQTWRLRGEQPDDDSVIERALRPGVTDPVAEQIGRAAHELGIVGVERAATGQRFVVRSAHLLDQSELHALARSLLVNPVIHHYALGAIQAAFPQDAHASSQVEILPVCELTDDELLALSRDRRAALDLNEMRAIQNYFRAAGREPSDVEFEMIAQTWSEHCGHKTFRAKIEIGNWKLEVGEIDPTSNFQFPISNFQIDGILKTYIRAATEEIAAPWVRSAFVDNAGIIDFDDEYEISFKVETHNHPSAIEPFGGANTGTGGVIRDVLGVSAKPIAATDVLCFGPQDLDPAKLPEGVLHPRRIRSGVVAGIQDYGNKIGIPTVNGAIIYDEGFTANPLVFCGCVGIAPKNSHPREPRAGDRVIVLGGRTGRDGLRGATFSSMTMDAQTGEVAGASVQIGDPITEKGLIEVLVRARDAKLYHAITDCGAGGLSSAVGEMAKDIGADVDLKQVRLKYPGLAPWEIWLSEAQERMVVAVPELNKIDLQKLCGTFDVELTDIGAFTDTGHIVVRYDGRVVLDLANDFLHDGIPQRYLEAIIPNSEFRIPQRETPDPKDTLLKLLAHPNIASKADIIRLYDHEVLGGTVVKPLTGAMNDGPSDACVIKPIGTRGTRGIVLSCGINAEYGKTDPYRMAISVIDEAIRNAVAVGADPDRIALLDNFCWGDPLRPETLGSLIQAARGCYDAALHYRAPFISGKDSLNNEYLGSDGLRHAIPPTLLISAIGIIEDVNQAVTMDLKEAGDVVYIVGQIGEQYSVNSERSTVNSAVPGMPERAPEMYHALHRAMRAGLVRACHDVSEGGLAVAAAEMCIGGRLGMNLGCDDDALFAESNGCLLVEVRPGDCSTFEAQFANLQSQVRQIGKVTDDNRLTIGAGKITAAIDELVAIWNGDLTL, from the coding sequence ATGCCGATTCATTGCTTCGTCGTCACCCCGCGCGACCCGCGTGATCCGCGCGCGGCGAGCTTGCTCGCCGACGCGCACGCGTTGGGGTTTACGCGCCTCGCGCGGATCGAGGTGCACGATCTTTATTTCGTCCAGGGCGACCTGAGCCAACGCGATCTACAACGCCTCGCGACCGAATTGTTGAGCGATTCCATCGCGCAGACGTGGCGCTTGCGCGGCGAACAACCTGACGACGACAGCGTCATCGAACGCGCCTTGCGCCCCGGCGTCACCGATCCGGTCGCGGAGCAAATCGGGCGCGCCGCGCATGAACTGGGAATTGTCGGCGTAGAACGCGCGGCGACCGGGCAACGTTTCGTCGTGCGCAGCGCGCACTTGCTCGACCAATCGGAATTGCACGCGCTCGCGCGATCCTTGCTCGTCAACCCGGTGATTCATCACTATGCGCTCGGCGCGATCCAAGCCGCGTTTCCGCAAGACGCGCACGCATCGTCCCAGGTTGAAATTCTGCCGGTGTGCGAACTCACGGACGATGAACTGCTCGCGCTCTCGCGCGACCGCCGCGCCGCGCTCGACCTCAACGAGATGCGCGCGATTCAAAATTATTTTCGCGCCGCCGGTCGCGAGCCAAGCGATGTCGAATTCGAGATGATCGCGCAAACGTGGAGCGAGCACTGCGGACACAAGACGTTTCGGGCAAAGATAGAAATTGGGAATTGGAAATTGGAGGTTGGAGAAATTGATCCAACTTCCAATTTCCAATTTCCAATTTCCAATTTCCAGATTGATGGGATACTAAAAACGTACATCCGTGCGGCGACAGAGGAGATCGCCGCGCCCTGGGTGCGTTCGGCGTTTGTGGACAATGCCGGCATCATTGATTTCGACGATGAGTACGAAATCTCGTTCAAGGTCGAGACGCATAATCATCCCTCGGCGATTGAGCCGTTTGGCGGCGCAAACACCGGCACGGGCGGCGTCATCCGCGATGTCCTGGGTGTGTCAGCGAAACCGATTGCCGCGACGGATGTACTGTGTTTTGGTCCGCAAGACCTCGACCCGGCAAAATTGCCGGAAGGCGTCCTGCACCCGCGTCGCATTCGTTCCGGCGTCGTCGCGGGGATTCAGGACTACGGCAACAAGATCGGCATCCCAACGGTGAACGGCGCGATCATTTACGACGAAGGATTCACCGCAAACCCGCTCGTCTTTTGCGGTTGCGTCGGCATCGCGCCCAAAAATAGTCATCCACGCGAACCACGCGCCGGAGATCGCGTCATCGTCCTGGGTGGGCGCACTGGGCGCGATGGCTTGCGCGGCGCGACGTTTTCCTCGATGACGATGGACGCGCAAACGGGCGAGGTCGCCGGCGCGTCGGTGCAGATCGGCGACCCGATCACGGAGAAGGGATTGATCGAAGTGCTTGTCCGCGCACGCGACGCAAAACTCTACCACGCGATCACCGATTGCGGCGCGGGCGGTCTCTCGTCCGCGGTCGGTGAGATGGCAAAGGACATTGGCGCGGACGTTGACCTCAAGCAAGTGCGGTTGAAATACCCTGGTCTCGCGCCCTGGGAAATTTGGTTGTCCGAAGCGCAAGAGCGCATGGTCGTCGCCGTGCCGGAATTAAATAAAATTGATTTACAAAAATTATGCGGCACCTTTGATGTGGAACTGACCGACATTGGCGCGTTCACCGATACGGGACACATCGTCGTGCGATACGATGGTCGCGTCGTGCTCGACCTCGCGAATGATTTTCTCCACGACGGAATTCCCCAGCGTTACCTCGAAGCGATAATTCCGAATTCCGAATTTAGAATTCCCCAGCGCGAAACCCCAGACCCGAAGGACACGTTGCTCAAATTACTCGCTCATCCCAACATTGCCTCCAAAGCCGACATCATTCGTCTCTACGATCACGAAGTGCTCGGCGGCACCGTCGTCAAGCCGCTGACCGGCGCGATGAATGATGGACCTTCGGATGCATGTGTCATCAAACCGATTGGCACGCGCGGCACACGTGGCATCGTTCTCTCGTGCGGCATCAACGCCGAGTACGGCAAGACCGATCCGTACCGCATGGCAATCAGCGTGATTGACGAAGCAATTCGCAATGCGGTCGCCGTCGGCGCTGACCCGGACCGCATCGCGCTGCTCGATAACTTTTGCTGGGGCGATCCGCTGCGCCCGGAAACACTCGGGAGTCTGATTCAAGCCGCGCGCGGTTGCTACGACGCCGCATTGCACTATCGCGCGCCGTTCATCTCCGGCAAGGATTCGCTCAACAACGAATACCTAGGTTCGGATGGCTTGCGTCACGCGATTCCGCCAACGTTGCTTATCTCTGCCATCGGCATCATCGAAGATGTGAACCAAGCAGTCACGATGGATTTGAAGGAAGCGGGGGATGTGGTGTACATAGTCGGTCAAATCGGTGAGCAGTATTCAGTCAACAGTGAACGGTCAACAGTGAACAGTGCGGTGCCTGGGATGCCGGAACGCGCGCCGGAAATGTACCACGCGTTGCATCGCGCGATGCGCGCGGGATTGGTGCGCGCGTGCCACGATGTGAGCGAAGGCGGCTTGGCGGTTGCGGCGGCGGAAATGTGCATCGGTGGGCGGCTGGGAATGAACCTGGGATGCGATGACGACGCGCTGTTTGCCGAATCGAATGGATGTCTGCTGGTCGAAGTGCGACCGGGTGATTGCTCGACGTTTGAAGCGCAGTTTGCGAATTTGCAATCCCAGGTTCGACAAATCGGCAAGGTGACGGATGACAATCGTTTGACAATCGGCGCGGGGAAAATCACTGCGGCAATTGACGAACTTGTTGCTATATGGAATGGAGATTTAACGCTGTGA
- a CDS encoding sugar ABC transporter substrate-binding protein, with amino-acid sequence MERLDFLHSVSRLATVKDILACVLAVLIATSCAPVPVVQPTQRAVTTATREGPKVIPFFTTESDPEQIALLQELITEYQRLNPNVEVDIVIASPTSRGRRLLTALASGADLGIFEIEPTLMLNWVNAGYVLPLDDLVRDIGESDFAEGSLFRHNGHAYALPYAVSVYGLWVRTDLLQAAGLPVPQSYAEVLTAAKRLTRGGVYGIALPGGQNIATLNYFSIFLWQNGGDYFSCDGKIEFDKPAALEAIQRWKAMSQYAPPSFTTWDYREQIDAYLKGQVAMTIYAGRLGVQLEETNPKLADRTTVVFPPWGPVKVTLGVWSRFAIAAGTRYQKEAKDFLRWLASGERLRRYDMALPGHMIPPLRSVRAMPLDSTSRYVQRHRDWVQAFYDWIPFTNHPAMNMGSVRNGRFERAESVPPWAQEIFGTPGIIDTMLQEISLKGRGTEEAWQDAVRKMEQSTRAWQTSHPSWTPAKCATP; translated from the coding sequence ATGGAACGACTTGATTTCCTCCACTCGGTTAGCCGGCTTGCAACAGTCAAGGACATCCTCGCGTGCGTGTTGGCGGTTCTCATCGCGACGAGTTGCGCGCCCGTCCCGGTTGTTCAACCGACCCAACGCGCGGTCACAACCGCCACGCGCGAAGGTCCCAAAGTAATTCCCTTTTTCACGACCGAATCCGACCCCGAACAGATCGCCCTCTTGCAAGAGTTGATCACCGAATACCAACGCCTCAACCCCAATGTCGAAGTAGATATCGTGATTGCCTCGCCTACCTCGCGCGGTCGTCGGTTGTTGACGGCGCTCGCCTCGGGCGCTGACCTGGGTATTTTCGAAATCGAGCCGACGCTGATGCTCAATTGGGTTAACGCCGGTTACGTCTTGCCGTTGGACGACCTGGTGCGCGATATTGGCGAAAGCGATTTTGCCGAAGGCAGTTTGTTTCGCCACAATGGTCACGCCTACGCGTTGCCCTACGCGGTGAGCGTGTACGGGTTGTGGGTGCGCACGGACTTGTTGCAGGCGGCGGGATTGCCTGTGCCGCAAAGTTACGCCGAGGTTCTCACCGCTGCCAAGCGGTTGACGCGCGGCGGAGTTTACGGCATCGCTTTGCCCGGCGGACAAAATATTGCGACCTTGAATTACTTTTCCATTTTTCTCTGGCAAAACGGCGGCGACTATTTCAGTTGCGACGGCAAGATCGAGTTCGACAAACCTGCCGCGCTCGAAGCGATCCAGCGGTGGAAAGCGATGAGCCAATACGCGCCGCCTAGTTTTACGACCTGGGATTATCGCGAGCAGATTGACGCGTACCTCAAAGGTCAGGTCGCGATGACGATCTATGCCGGACGCTTGGGCGTGCAATTGGAGGAAACGAATCCCAAGTTGGCGGATCGCACGACCGTCGTGTTTCCTCCCTGGGGACCGGTCAAGGTGACGCTCGGCGTGTGGAGCCGCTTTGCCATCGCCGCCGGCACACGCTATCAAAAAGAGGCGAAGGATTTTTTGCGTTGGCTGGCGAGCGGAGAACGTTTGCGTCGCTACGATATGGCGCTCCCCGGACACATGATTCCGCCTTTGCGCTCGGTGCGCGCGATGCCGCTGGATTCGACCTCGCGTTACGTGCAACGCCATCGCGATTGGGTTCAAGCATTCTACGATTGGATTCCTTTCACCAACCACCCGGCGATGAATATGGGATCGGTTCGCAACGGTCGTTTTGAACGCGCCGAAAGCGTACCGCCGTGGGCGCAGGAGATTTTTGGCACGCCCGGCATCATTGATACGATGCTTCAAGAAATCAGTCTCAAAGGCAGAGGCACGGAAGAAGCCTGGCAAGACGCGGTCCGCAAGATGGAGCAGAGCACCCGCGCGTGGCAAACGTCTCATCCGAGTTGGACTCCCGCGAAATGTGCGACGCCGTAG